A window of Seriola aureovittata isolate HTS-2021-v1 ecotype China chromosome 17, ASM2101889v1, whole genome shotgun sequence genomic DNA:
AGCAACTTTGCCTAGCTTGCAGATAAATAAAGCAGCATTACCTTCCCTTCATATTCTCGTGTTACTGAGGATGTGAGGCAGTGAGCTCATAAAGGGGTTATTAGAAGATGAATATTAAGCaactgtttgcagctgtttacACTGAACATTTGCATGAAACACTACTAGTTAGCACAGTGAAAAGTGAAACTCCAGTGAAATCTGACTTACttgtcttttattattaaacacTCAGCGCTGACTACCCTGACAGCCATTAAgaatgcatgtgtttgtttgttattcatttatttgcacaTGGGGGCACCCTGGTGGCCTAGGGGTTGAGGTGCTCACCATTAGCGGCAACATCTCTGGGTCCGGCCAGGGCCCTTTGTTGCAAGTCATTCCCcatctctgtctgctgttggcTATAATAAAGCCATAGAAAATGCCCAAGAAATGatcaaagagaaagagacagttaTCTGTACATGCATGAGAGCTGATGTATTAAAGTGGGCCCACTGAGACCTCATATGCACAGAGCCCAAATTTTCATGCTACACCCCTGCAGACTGGATTCACTGGACTGCAAGAACAACTATGCACGTCACACTGCAGACAGTGTTATATCTATCGCATATCGGCAAGAACTATACTGTGAATCCCTATATAGATTCCTTTGACATCAAATATATGACTTGTGTGTCTGACAGAAACATCCTTTTATTTCATTAGCAGTGGTTCCAAACTCACAACAGAACAGAATcgcagacacaaacaaaataaatagcCCTTCTCCAAAGTGTTCAGCACAGTGATTTAAAGAAGAATCTTAAAATCTGTCTACTGGCCTGAAAATATTTTCCCAGGAAATGGCCATCTCTCCACTGTCAGAGAGCAGAGCCCAGCAACACTCGCAGCGTGCCAAGCTCCAGCATCATCCCACTTCCCATTAGTCATGCTGTATGTGACTCTTATGTATTAGGTTTTCCCTTCATAAACTCTGAATGAGAGAATGATTACATATTTCTACATGGCTGGCAGTGCAAATTATTAGCATAAGCAGCACTGGTAAATGACTTTCTGTAACAAAGCAAATAGCAAACTGAGTGTGTAGAACAAACACTGTGGGGCAAACAATAActtcagagaaaacacagcatcGGGCTCTTGAGGAATATCACACCGATGATTCTTGCATAGGCTTACATATTACTGATTCACTGATGCTACTGTGTTAAGTTTGCTGGGATGAAAATCAACACCAGCAGCATTTGATGTGCCTTTGCCTGGAGCCGCGAGCCTTCACCGATGCCTCAACAGTGCCACCTTTTGATCAAAGGTATTAAGTGAGGCCTCATCCTCAAGATCAGACTGATCAAAAACACAGTGGGGCACTTTTTGTGAATCTCAACAGAATattcaaatttcattttagGATACACACAAGGGAAATAAAAGACAGCTACCATCATCTCACTGGCTTTCTGTACATTCTAGCAAGGAAATATCTCTCAGACGAATCCTTCCTGCTAGCGTTTGGCTTTAAAGTCCGAACACTGCCGAACACGCTCGAGAGCTTCCCCTGGAGTTTCTGAACCAGGATCCCGTCCCAGTACTTACAAACCAGAGATCCCCCCGGCTGTAAAATCCTCTCAGCCAAGTCtatcaaagacaaacacatcacGATGAGTTTCTCGTGGTCCATCTCTCGAAAACCGCTGGCGTTTGGCGCCATGTCGCTCAGGATGACGTGAGCCTGTCCGTTGGggagcagctccagcagcttgGCGTGTGTGGCGGGGTCGGTGACATCGTGACTGGACAGGAAGTGGGCACCTTCCAGAGGAGGTATGTTCAGCAGATCAATGCCAACGACTGTACCCCGCCGTAACTCTGGATCTTggattgaaagaaaaatgtttccattgtAATTTATaagcagcttttttttgttatttgaacATGTTTAAGTGTTGCTTCACATATCACAGGCTGGCCCACCAATGTGGTTACAGGGACTAGAGTAAAACCTAAAGACACTGAAATCTTGCCGGTGAAAGACAGTCCAATCCACATACTGTGCCTCAAAGTGCAGCCTTAGTCTGTTCACACACCCTCCAAATTTAAAGCATCGAAAAATATCCAATAGTAAACTGTCCATGGAGAGATTTTACCAACACAAAGCAGCGAGACAATGTATTGCAGTATGGTTTGGCCAATAGCACAAATAGCCAACCTGGGAAAAAGGAAGTTGTTACCAACTTAACTTAATGGCCTTGAATCTATTACCTACTTAAATGTTGCTTTAATATTAAGTTAATATTGATATAGAGGTTACTATACTAGTGTTCATGCATTTtttagacaaaaataaatgcagacatGATAGATATGCAGAAGAATTATCTCACATAAGATACTTGTTAGTTTTCATGCAAAAGTGAAACTAATGGAAACCAGTGTTCACAAGAAGCGTCTGCTGATGTGAACTATAACtcgcaaacaaaacaaaaaaaaaagaatctcagAAGACCTAcgatcaagaattgttgatttgcgTGAAGCAGAATGGTTTTCAGAGTCATCTCAAAGAGGTTAGATCGTCATCCatccacagtcacacaaactgtctataaatggagatgacTTAGTTCTGTGGCTTCTCTCCCTAGTGGTGGGCGTCCAGCTCAGATGACTCCAAATGCAGAATGATCACCGAGGTATAAATGAAGCCCAGAGCAACAGGGAATCTTTGGAGGTGGTTATAAAATCATGGTGGATGGTTGCAGAGAAGAGCAGCTTCACATCACAACGCTactgagaaacattttttgTGGACAGATGAAACTAAGGTTGGATTGGTTtggaagaacatgcagcactatgTGTGGTGTAAAAGGAGAACtgcataccaacatgaaaacatcatctcaATGGTGAAGTCAGGTGGAGGGAGCGTCATGATTTGATGCTTTGCTGCCTCTGAGCCtggacagctccacatcatcgaggggaaaatgaattcccaCATCTATCCAGGTctcttacaggataatgtcagcGTGTCTGTCCAactgctgctgaagctcagtagaAACTGGGTGATGCAGCAAGAGTAAAGTAAATCTACAAgtttcaaacaaagaaaatccacctgttggagtcAGATCCCAGACCTTAACCCAGTGAGGTTTGACCAGTTATCaatgaatgtttaatgggtttgttcaataaagacacaaaagattataattgtttgtgtgttatgaaCTTATGCGCATTGTGTCTGGCTACATTAGTGACATAGATGAAGATCAGTTCACACCAGGTAAATTCTAAAGTGTCGCAAACTTTTCCTTGCCACTCATAATAGGTTCATTACTTCAGGTACTCTGGTGTGGATGAGATATTATAGAACTGTCTTGCACATTGTTGTGGCTTTCTGGATTGTTTCCATGCATTTGTACAAAGTTGAGAGCAGCAActattgattgtttttgttatctGTTTCTCTGCCAGTTGTTTGATTGATTCGTCCcaaagtgaaaaatgcccatcacagtttcccagatGGCATATTCAGTTGTCTTGTTCAGAGACTAATCCATCAACTGCAGTATTGTTTTACA
This region includes:
- the mrm2 gene encoding rRNA methyltransferase 2, mitochondrial; its protein translation is MWGVSLQRRCLHHSFCLMKKQKGKTPAEQRWLTRQLKDPYVKASHAQNFRCRSAFKLLEIDDKFRVLQPGDSVVDCGAAPGAWSQVAVQRVNSAGTDPELRRGTVVGIDLLNIPPLEGAHFLSSHDVTDPATHAKLLELLPNGQAHVILSDMAPNASGFREMDHEKLIVMCLSLIDLAERILQPGGSLVCKYWDGILVQKLQGKLSSVFGSVRTLKPNASRKDSSERYFLARMYRKPVR